A part of Ursus arctos isolate Adak ecotype North America chromosome X, UrsArc2.0, whole genome shotgun sequence genomic DNA contains:
- the LOC123002295 gene encoding spermatid nuclear transition protein 3, translating into MVKVTRKPEKASTVMEQPTLSTKQLTSSTKRKKRKNRSRPRPICSGKVKKMQRGMKRLLHGSSRKKSSRSSTRIPRKVKRVKKAKKFRPLAKVE; encoded by the exons ATGGTTAAAGTTACCAGGAAGCCAGAGAAAGCTAGCACAGTTATGGAACAACCAACCCTAAGCACAAAACAATTAACCTCaagcacaaaaagaaagaagaggaagaaccgCTCTCGACCCAGACCCATATGTAGTGGCAAG GTGAAGAAGATGCAGAGGGGAATGAAAAGACTGCTTCACGgaagttcaagaaaaaaatcctCTCGTTCTAGTACAAGAATTCCAAGAAAGGTAAAGAgagtgaaaaaagccaagaaatttCGGCCTTTAGCAAAGGTTGAATAG